The proteins below come from a single Euleptes europaea isolate rEulEur1 chromosome 5, rEulEur1.hap1, whole genome shotgun sequence genomic window:
- the CHRNG gene encoding acetylcholine receptor subunit gamma — protein sequence MPTGSMRWLTLALVLSSLAVVQSRNQEEKLLQDLMANYKRDLRPAKQEGDIINVTLKLTLTNLISLNEREEALTTNVWVEMQWRDYRLQWDPDAYDNIERLRIPSTSVWLPDIILENNIDGVFDITLYTNVLVSPDGSIYWLPPAIYRSACSIVVTYFPFDWQNCSMVFQSQTYNAHEINLLLAVEENQKIEWIFIDPEDFTENGEWAIKHRPAKKIVNSERVTPDDIGYQQIIFFLVIQRKPLFYIINIIIPCVLISSVAVLVYFLPAKAGGQKCTVSINVLLAQTVFLFLIAKKVPETSQGVPLIGKYLTFLLVVTIVIVVNAVIVLNVSLRTPNTHSMSERVRQVFLHTLPHYLGMHTRRSNQPAQTRLVRRRSSLGLMAKADEYMLWKARSELLFERQKERIGLMKSFLAKIRGGLENGCPQELCTSLRQAAPEIQACADACNHIAKTLQEQNDFDSENEEWILVGRVIDRVCFLVMASIFVFGTVGVFLMAHFNQAPDQPFPGDPNTYLPLE from the exons ATGCCCACCGGCAGCATGCGTTGGCTCACCCTGGCCCTGGTTCTCAGCTCCCTCGCAG TGGTCCAAAGCCGGAACCAGGAAGAGAAGCTTCTCCAAGACCTGATGGCCAATTATAAACGCGACTTACGTCCAGCCAAGCAGGAGGGGGACATCATCAACGTGACGCTCAAGCTGACCCTCACCAACCTCATTTCACTG AATGAGAGGGAGGAGGCCCTCACCACCAACGTCTGGGTAGAGATG CAATGGCGCGATTATCGCCTGCAGTGGGACCCGGATGCCTACGACAACATCGAGCGCCTCCGGATCCCCTCCACGTCGGTGTGGCTCCCAGACATCATCCTAGAAAACAA TATCGACGGGGTGTTTGACATCACGCTCTACACCAACGTCTTGGTGTCTCCAGATGGGTCCATCTACTGGCTCCCCCCAGCCATCTACCGCAGCGCCTGCTCCATTGTGGTCACGTACTTCCCCTTCGACTGGCAGAACTGCTCCATGGTCTTCCA GTCTCAGACCTACAATGCCCACGAAATCAACCTGCTTCTAGCAGTAGAAGAAAACCAGAAAATTGAATGGATCTTCATTGACCCCGAAGATTTCACAG AGAATGGGGAATGGGCCATTAAGCACCGCCCAGCCAAGAAGATCGTGAACTCTGAGCGGGTCACACCAGATGACATTGGCTATCAGCAGATCATCTTCTTCCTGGTCATCCAGAGGAAGCCGCTCTTCTAcatcatcaacatcatcatcCCCTGTGTCCTCATTTCCTCCGTTGCTGTGCTGGTATACTTCCTGCCTGCCAAAG CTGGCGGGCAGAAGTGCACTGTGTCCATTAATGTCCTTCTCGCCCAGACGGTTTTCCTCTTCCTGATCGCGAAGAAAGTCCCGGAGACGTCCCAGGGGGTGCCGCTCATCGGAAA GTACTTGACCTTCCTCCTGGTGGTCACCATCGTCATCGTCGTGAATGCTGTCATTGTACTCAACGTATCTCTGAGGACACCCAATACCCACTCCATGTCAGAGCGTGTCCGGCAG GTTTTCCTGCACACATTGCCGCATTACTTGGGCATGCACACGCGGCGCAGCAACCAGCCCGCCCAGACTCGGCTCGTCCGGCGCCGGAGCTCGCTGGGCCTGATGGCGAAAGCCGACGAGTACATGCTGTGGAAGGCTCGGAGCGAACTCCTCTTCGAAAGGCAGAAGGAGCGCATTGGGCTGATGAAATCCTTCTTGGCAAAGATAC ggggaggcttggagaatggctgtccccaggagctttgcaccAGCCTGCGCCAGGCGGCTCCCGAGATCCAAGCCTGTGCCGATGCCTGCAACCATATTGCCAAGACGTTGCAAGAGCAAAACGACTTTGACAGC GAGAATGAGGAATGGATCCTGGTGGGGCGGGTCATCGACCGCGTCTGCTTCCTCGTCATGGCTTCCATCTTTGTTTTCGGGACTGTCGGCGTTTTCCTCATGGCCCATTTTAACCAGGCGCCCGACCAGCCTTTCCCAGGAGACCCCAACACATACCTGCCCTTGGAGTGA